In Rattus norvegicus strain BN/NHsdMcwi chromosome 1, GRCr8, whole genome shotgun sequence, a genomic segment contains:
- the Mrgprx2 gene encoding mas-related G-protein coupled receptor member X2 isoform X1, giving the protein MCFILTADLGQTNLTSSIRKMEERNISRRLLRVDSNNPNWGTNITALNDSNDPEMSFCEVVSCAIILLSLIIALVGLVGNGTVFWLLGFQMRRNAFSVYILNLAGADFLFMCFQIVYCSHIMLDMYYIPIKFPLFSIVVLNIGYLCGMSILSAISIERCLSVMWPIWYRCQRPRHTSAVICTLLWVLALVWSLIEGKECGFLFDTNGPGWCETFDLIATAWLIVLIVVLLGSSLALVINIFCGLYRIPVTRLYVTIVFTVLVFLLCGLPYGIYWFLLEWTEKFNYNLPCGFHPVTVLLSCVNSCANPIIYFLVGSIRHHRFQRKTLKLLLQKAMQDTPEEEECGEMGS; this is encoded by the coding sequence AAACATCAGCAGAAGGCTTCTAAGAGTGGATTCAAACAATCCAAATTGGGGAACTAACATCACAGCTCTGAATGATAGTAACGACCCTGAAATGTCATTTTGTGAAGTTGTATCTTGTGCCATAATTTTGCTTTCTCTCATCATTGCCCTAGTTGGGCTTGTTGGAAATGGAACAGTGTTTTGGCTCCTGGGCTTCCAGATGCGCAGAAATGCCTTTTCAGTCTACATCCTCAACCTGGCTGGTGCTGATTTTCTCTTCATGTGCTTCCAAATTGTTTATTGTTCTCATATCATGTTGGACATGTACTACATCCCTATCAAATTTCCCCTGTTTTCAATTGTTGTGTTAAACATTGGTTATCTTTGTGGCATGAGCATCCTCAGTGCCATTAGCATTGAACGCTGCCTATCTGTCATGTGGCCCATCTGGTATCGCTGCCAACGCCCAAGGCACACATCAGCTGTCATATGTACCTTGCTTTGGGTCTTGGCCCTAGTGTGGAGCCTCATAGAAGGAAAGGAATGTGGCTTTCTATTTGATACCAATGGCCCTGGTTGGTGTGAGACATTTGATTTAATTGCTACTGCATGGCTAAttgttttaattgtggttctcctGGGGTCCAGTCTAGCCTTAGTGATTAATATCTTCTGTGGCTTATACAGGATTCCTGTGACCAGGCTGTATGTGACCATTGTGTTCACAGTGCTGGTCTTCCTGCTCTGTGGTCTGCCCTATGGGATCTACTGGTTCCTCTTAGAATGGACCGAGAAATTTAATTATAACTTACCTTGTGGTTTTCATCCCGTGACAGTACTTCTATCCTGTGTTAACAGCTGTGCCAACCCTATCATTTACTTCCTTGTTGGCTCTATTAGGCACCACAGGTTCCAACGCAAGACTCTCAAGCTACTTTTGCAGAAAGCCATGCAAGACACTCCTGAAGAAGAAGAATGTGGAGAGATGGGCTCCTGA
- the Mrgprx2 gene encoding mas-related G-protein coupled receptor member X2, whose protein sequence is MSFCEVVSCAIILLSLIIALVGLVGNGTVFWLLGFQMRRNAFSVYILNLAGADFLFMCFQIVYCSHIMLDMYYIPIKFPLFSIVVLNIGYLCGMSILSAISIERCLSVMWPIWYRCQRPRHTSAVICTLLWVLALVWSLIEGKECGFLFDTNGPGWCETFDLIATAWLIVLIVVLLGSSLALVINIFCGLYRIPVTRLYVTIVFTVLVFLLCGLPYGIYWFLLEWTEKFNYNLPCGFHPVTVLLSCVNSCANPIIYFLVGSIRHHRFQRKTLKLLLQKAMQDTPEEEECGEMGS, encoded by the coding sequence ATGTCATTTTGTGAAGTTGTATCTTGTGCCATAATTTTGCTTTCTCTCATCATTGCCCTAGTTGGGCTTGTTGGAAATGGAACAGTGTTTTGGCTCCTGGGCTTCCAGATGCGCAGAAATGCCTTTTCAGTCTACATCCTCAACCTGGCTGGTGCTGATTTTCTCTTCATGTGCTTCCAAATTGTTTATTGTTCTCATATCATGTTGGACATGTACTACATCCCTATCAAATTTCCCCTGTTTTCAATTGTTGTGTTAAACATTGGTTATCTTTGTGGCATGAGCATCCTCAGTGCCATTAGCATTGAACGCTGCCTATCTGTCATGTGGCCCATCTGGTATCGCTGCCAACGCCCAAGGCACACATCAGCTGTCATATGTACCTTGCTTTGGGTCTTGGCCCTAGTGTGGAGCCTCATAGAAGGAAAGGAATGTGGCTTTCTATTTGATACCAATGGCCCTGGTTGGTGTGAGACATTTGATTTAATTGCTACTGCATGGCTAAttgttttaattgtggttctcctGGGGTCCAGTCTAGCCTTAGTGATTAATATCTTCTGTGGCTTATACAGGATTCCTGTGACCAGGCTGTATGTGACCATTGTGTTCACAGTGCTGGTCTTCCTGCTCTGTGGTCTGCCCTATGGGATCTACTGGTTCCTCTTAGAATGGACCGAGAAATTTAATTATAACTTACCTTGTGGTTTTCATCCCGTGACAGTACTTCTATCCTGTGTTAACAGCTGTGCCAACCCTATCATTTACTTCCTTGTTGGCTCTATTAGGCACCACAGGTTCCAACGCAAGACTCTCAAGCTACTTTTGCAGAAAGCCATGCAAGACACTCCTGAAGAAGAAGAATGTGGAGAGATGGGCTCCTGA